A DNA window from Camelina sativa cultivar DH55 chromosome 13, Cs, whole genome shotgun sequence contains the following coding sequences:
- the LOC104735744 gene encoding cysteine proteinase 1-like, giving the protein MEKKDDDGGVGAGRIGGIGAGGGKGKGKNVPNERKAEAEARRKAQQDCPQVNEHPPRDFGDGSYLIKDWSHSHRALLSIIVKQVQAICWALVLGKILEFTYNKNRPIAQHKFLDIDSFAEKVKLKPGELIAQKKLDTDDMAVGSLRNAMDHIFLKGIEKIDGRKKGGAGKAYAIKGRFVGVQNSTAEDIVRKVDIGLVGLTVDIDEGLRTLKKGIYRVPKPQVGALKHALTIVGYGMTKEDELFFLVQNTWGTGWGDGGYGRMIITDTCDMFYLAEVINDKKKKEEALA; this is encoded by the exons ATggaaaagaaagatgatgatggtggtgttGGTGCGGGAAGGATTGGTGGTATCGGTGCAGGTGGCGGAAAAGGTAAGGGCAAGAACGTTCCAAATGAACGCAAAGCTGAAGCAGAAGCTCGCCGGAAAGCCCAACAAGATTGTCCACAAGTTAATGAACATCCACCACGg gaTTTTGGTGACGGCAGTTACCTTATCAAAGATTGGAGTCACTCACACAGAGCTTTACTTAGTATAATTGTCAAACAAGTACAAG CTATCTGTTGGGCTCTAGTTTTGGGAAAAATACTAGAGTTCACCTACAATAAGAACCGTCCCATTGCTCAACACAAATTTCTGGATATAGATAGTTTTGCTGAAAAGGTCAAATTGAAACCAGGTGAGCTTATCGCTCAGAAGAAGTTGGATACCGATGATATGGCTGTTGGTTCTCTGAGGAACGCAATGGACCATATCTTCCTTAAAGGAATCGAAAAAATTGATGGAAGAAAGAAG ggTGGAGCAGGTAAGGCCTATGCCATTAAAGGTAGGTTTGTTGGTGTACAAAATTCAACTGCCGAAGATATAGTCAGGAAGGTGGACATAGGTCTTGTAGGTTTAACAGTTGATATAGATGAGGGTCTTAGGACACTTAAGAAG GGAATCTACAGGGTACCTAAGCCACAAGTTGGAGCACTCAAACATGCACTTACAATTGTTGGGTATGGGATGACTAAAGAGGATgagttgttttttcttgtgCAAAACACATGGGGGACTGGTTGGGGAGATGGTGGCTACGGCAGGATGATAATTACAGATACTTGTGATATGTTCTACCTAGCTGAAGTGATTAAcgacaaaaagaagaaggaagaggctCTAGCTTAA